A single region of the Pieris rapae chromosome 19, ilPieRapa1.1, whole genome shotgun sequence genome encodes:
- the LOC110993497 gene encoding uncharacterized protein LOC110993497, which translates to MADEFAEISDDIEKLKSIVRKSFARIYASLKARELKTLRQLEAIYKQCQDNDHKKNCFKSIDISYDNESELLNNIGKYGAVEFDNINFDSSTFLLEDYVSPYDDHMYLYKSIEDMKELEIIEEAALKEITQTEDCVCNVTIRPEDVAKNFRNVEPDEATKECNSKEDTDTSINTVENGSPDETSVSSENDVKKIEPTEDWLNTIKNQTETEPLHTTDLMEHSTIVCS; encoded by the exons atGGCGGACGAGTTCGCTGAAATTAGTGACGACATTGAAaaa CTAAAATCGATAGTACGGAAATCCTTTGCTCGCATATACGCCTCGTTAAAAGCCAGGGAGCTGAAAACATTACGACAGCTAGAagcaatttataaacaatgccAAGACAAcgatcataaaaaaaactgctttaaAAGCATAGATATTTCTTATGACAATGAATCTGAACTATTGAACAACATAGGTAAATACGGCGCTGTtgaatttgataatataaattttgatagtAGTACATTTTTACTGGAAGATTATGTAAGTCCATACGACGATcacatgtatttgtataaaagtatTGAAGATATGAAAGAATTAGAGATAATTGAAGAAGCagcattaaaagaaataactcAAACTGAAGACTGTGTATGTAATGTTACTATAAGGCCTGAAGATGTTGCCAAAAACTTCAGAAACGTGGAGCCTGATGAAGCTACAAAAGAATGCAATAGCAAAGAAGATACGGATACGAGTATAAACACAGTTGAAAATGGCAGCCCAGATGAAACAAGTGTAAGTTCAGAGAatgatgtaaaaaaaattgaacctACAGAAGATTGGcttaatacaataaagaatCAGACTGAAACTGAGCCTTTGCACACTACAGACCTTATGGAACATAGCACTATTGTTTGCTCTTAG